From the Gymnogyps californianus isolate 813 chromosome 24, ASM1813914v2, whole genome shotgun sequence genome, one window contains:
- the MFSD12 gene encoding major facilitator superfamily domain-containing protein 12, translating into MAEPPAGAGAAELSLRARLSFAAGHFLNDLCASLWFTYLLLYLHAVLGYGHRLAGALLLAGQVADGLCTPLLGYEADRSAGCGRYGRRKSWHLAGTTCVLVSFPFIFNPCLGCKENTPQWAAFIYYLPFIIIFQFGWAATQISHLSLIPELATSEHEKVELTAFRYAFTVMANITVYGLAWLLLNFQVDQPDRTEHLGIQDVPIFRNLSLIVVGLGAVFCLIFHVGTKEKPYPPGSLPQLEESTPLLQKEPTSPPHPLLIWKDWLLEPAFYQVAVLYMSTRLIVNLSQTYIAMYLTNSLLLPKKYIATIPLVMYISGFLSSFLMKPVNKWIGRNLTYFVGILVILAFASWVTLARQMGAEIYGAAVLLGAGSATILVTSLSMTADLIGTNTHSGAFVYGAMSFTDKMANGLAVMAIQNLHPCPTELCCPACISFYHWVMVSVTGGVAIAAIASLCCIMVWPIRIRYRAERSRDLLWRDGEYGGKEPERRRQLSRVRVLGHHRVHAAELCLEGPPRQGMALGWGRWAQGGSAPCPVSLSPCTGSVSLSSCPPPAPCPAWGLVKDVTLCLHKCNTRRPWAGLQTSVPAWGTGARPLVLTCFCKVSMYKQHFLKEEKKERKKKNKHKTTKHL; encoded by the exons atGGCGGAGCCCccggcgggagcgggagcggcgGAGCTGTCGCTGCGGGCGCGGCTGAGCTTCGCGGCCGGGCACTTCCTGAACGACCTGTGCGCCTCGCTGTGGTTCACCTACCTGCTGCTCTACCTGCACGCCGTGCTGGGCTACGGCCACCGCCTGGCCggtgccctgctgctggccgGGCAAGTGGCCGACGGGCTCTGCACGCCGCTCCTCGGCTACGAGGCCGACCGCTCCGCCGGCTGCGGCCGCTACGGGCGGAGGAAGTCCTGGCACCTCGCcg GCACCACCTGCGTCCTCGTGTCCTTCCCCTTCATCTTCAACCCCTGCCTGGGTTGCAAGGAGAACACGCCGCAGTGGGCAGCCTTCATCTACTACCTCCccttcatcatcatcttccagTTTGGCTGGGCGGCCACACAGATCTCCCACCTGTCCCTCATCCCCGAGCTGGCGACCAGTGAACATGAGAAGGTGGAGCTCACAGCTTTCAG GTATGCCTTTACCGTCATGGCCAATATCACTGTGTATGGCCTGGCCTGGCTCTTGCTGAACTTCCAGGTGGACCAGCCTGACCGCACAGAGCACCTAGGCATCCAGGATGTCCCTATATTTCGG AACCTGTCCCTCAttgtggtggggctgggggccgtCTTCTGCCTCATCTTCCACGTGGGCACCAAAGAGAAGCCGTACCCGCCAGGCTCACTGCCCCAGCTGGAGGAGAGCACACCCCTGCTGCAGAAGGAGCCTACGAGCCCCCCGCACCCACTGCTGATCTGGAAAGActggctgctggagcctgcTTTCTACCAG GTCGCGGTGCTCTACATGTCCACCCGGCTCATCGTCAACCTGTCCCAGACCTACATCGCCATGTACTTGACCAactcgctgctgctgcccaag AAATACATCGCCACCATCCCCCTGGTGATGTACATCAGTggcttcctctcctctttcctcatGAAGCCTGTGAATAAGTGGATAGGTCGAAAT CTGACCTACTTTGTGGGCATCCTGGTGATCTTGGCCTTTGCCTCCTGGGTGACCCTGGCCAGGCAGATGGGAGCGGAGATCTACGGGGCGGCCGTGCTGCTTGGGGCTGGCTCCGCCACTATCCTGGTCACCTCCCTCTCCATGACAGCAGACCTCATCGGCACCAACACA CACAGTGGCGCATTCGTCTACGGCGCCATGAGCTTCACGGACAAGATGGCCAACGGCCTGGCTGTGATGGCAATCCAGAACCTGCACCCGTGCCC gactgagctctgctgccctgcctgcatcaGCTTCTACCACTGGGTGATGGTGTCGGTCACCGGAGGTGTTGCCATCGCCGCCATCGCCTCTCTGTGCTGCATCATGGTCTGGCCCATCCGTATCCGCTACC GGGCTGAGCGGAGCAGGGACCTCCTATGGCGGGACGGAGAGTACGGAGGCAAAGAGCCGGAGCGGCGCCGTCAACTGAGCAGGGTCCGCGTCCTCGGCCACCATCGCGTCCAcgctgctgagctctgcctggagggACCCCCACGGCAGGGGATGGCACTGGGATGGGGGCGCTGGGCTCAGGGGGGCTCGGCCCCCTGCCCTGTCTCCCTGTCACCTTGCACTGGATCCGTGTCATTGTCGTCCtgtcccccccctgccccgtgcCCTGCCTGGGGACTCGTGAAGGATGTCACCCTGTGCTTGCACAAGTGTAACACTAGAAGGCCCTGGGCCGGGCTGCAAACGTCGGTCCCAGCATGGGGGACGGGTGCCCGGCCCTTGGTTTTAACCTGCTTTTGTAAGGTCAGTATGTACAAACAGCACTTtttaaaggaggagaaaaaggagaggaaaaaaaaaaacaaacacaaaacaacgAAGCACCTCTAA